A genome region from Tolypothrix sp. PCC 7712 includes the following:
- a CDS encoding DUF6464 family protein produces MEPDSLPTEVILTHPRQYLGRTQLDWTPQPGNYLDFDGKTYAVLERRHKYQLKAGRYRLHNIALYVQSAQRPSEKSLVKGRWVIGDATCSFNAHSEIVRCAVNPSGPCDSCRFYENSQDEIPTT; encoded by the coding sequence ATGGAGCCAGACTCTTTACCAACCGAGGTAATATTGACGCATCCGCGTCAGTACCTCGGTAGAACGCAGCTTGATTGGACACCGCAACCGGGAAACTATCTCGATTTTGACGGTAAAACCTACGCAGTTTTAGAACGCCGCCACAAATATCAATTAAAAGCAGGGCGCTACCGCTTGCATAATATAGCCCTTTACGTACAATCTGCTCAAAGGCCATCTGAGAAAAGTTTGGTAAAGGGGCGATGGGTAATTGGCGATGCTACCTGTAGCTTCAATGCCCATTCAGAAATTGTACGTTGTGCAGTCAATCCCAGTGGCCCTTGTGATTCTTGCCGTTTTTACGAAAACAGCCAGGATGAAATTCCGACTACATAA
- the fmt gene encoding methionyl-tRNA formyltransferase yields MKIVFFGTPQFAVPTLEKLLHHPEIEVLAVVTQPDKRRERGNKLTPSPIKTLATAFNIPVWQPQRLKKHTATLTKLKESGADAFVVVAYGQILSQAILDMPKLGCINVHGSILPQYRGAAPIQWCLYNGELETGITTMLMDAGMDTGAMLLKATTPIELLDNTYNLADRLATIGADLLVETLFKLQQQELTPIPQDDSAATYAPLIQKPDYGLDWSKSAMQLHNQIRGFYPNCTASFRNQVVKITATVPLGCAYSYQLPPELAKILDKLPDLSTLSGSPGEVVSITKGIGAIVQTGEGMLLLREVQLAGKRPQSGWDFVNGTRLTVGEMFTNG; encoded by the coding sequence ATGAAAATCGTATTTTTTGGTACTCCTCAATTTGCTGTTCCTACTTTAGAAAAATTACTACATCACCCAGAAATTGAGGTTTTAGCAGTAGTTACCCAACCAGATAAACGCCGAGAAAGAGGGAATAAACTAACACCTTCTCCTATCAAAACTCTTGCTACTGCTTTTAATATTCCAGTATGGCAACCCCAGAGGCTGAAAAAGCATACTGCAACCTTAACTAAACTCAAAGAATCAGGTGCAGATGCGTTTGTGGTTGTCGCATACGGGCAAATATTGTCCCAAGCAATCTTAGATATGCCTAAGTTGGGTTGTATTAATGTTCATGGCTCAATTTTGCCCCAGTATCGGGGTGCAGCTCCCATTCAGTGGTGCTTGTACAATGGTGAGCTAGAAACGGGGATTACAACGATGTTGATGGATGCGGGTATGGATACAGGGGCCATGTTGCTCAAGGCTACTACACCTATTGAGTTACTGGATAATACCTATAATTTAGCCGATAGGCTGGCGACCATTGGTGCTGATTTATTAGTGGAAACCTTATTCAAACTTCAACAGCAGGAACTTACCCCGATTCCTCAAGATGATAGTGCTGCGACTTATGCACCATTAATTCAAAAACCAGATTATGGATTGGATTGGTCTAAGAGCGCTATGCAATTACATAATCAAATTCGAGGCTTTTACCCTAACTGCACAGCTAGCTTCCGCAACCAAGTTGTGAAAATTACTGCTACCGTTCCCCTTGGTTGTGCTTATAGCTATCAGCTACCACCAGAATTAGCAAAAATACTTGATAAATTGCCTGATTTGTCAACTTTATCTGGTAGCCCGGGAGAAGTGGTAAGCATTACCAAGGGAATTGGCGCTATTGTCCAAACTGGCGAAGGTATGTTGTTGCTACGAGAGGTTCAGTTAGCTGGGAAACGTCCTCAATCGGGATGGGATTTCGTTAATGGTACCCGCTTAACTGTAGGAGAAATGTTTACAAATGGCTAA
- the psaC gene encoding photosystem I iron-sulfur center protein PsaC: MSHTVKIYDTCIGCTQCVRACPTDVLEMVPWDGCKAAQIASSPRTEDCVGCKRCETACPTDFLSIRVYLGAETTRSMGLAY; encoded by the coding sequence ATGTCTCATACCGTAAAAATCTACGATACCTGCATTGGCTGCACTCAGTGTGTCCGCGCTTGCCCTACTGACGTATTAGAGATGGTACCTTGGGATGGCTGCAAAGCTGCTCAAATTGCCTCTTCTCCTCGTACAGAAGACTGCGTAGGATGCAAACGTTGCGAAACCGCTTGTCCCACAGACTTTTTAAGCATCCGGGTTTACCTTGGTGCTGAAACTACTCGCAGCATGGGTCTAGCTTACTAG
- a CDS encoding carotenoid oxygenase family protein — MQSSKLSENAILEKSYNREDWLGGYQSLKQEFDYWIDDIEGEIPPELQGTLFRNGPGLLDINGQQIHHPFDGDGMISRISFINGRAHFRNRFIRTEGYLAEQKAGKILYRGVFGTQKPGGWLANLFDFKMKDIANTNVIYWGSKLLALWEAAEPHHLDPYTLETLGREYFNGVLSTGEAFSAHPRLDPSCNQDNGAPCLVNFSIQPGLSTKITIFELNPAGEIIRKHAHSVPGFCFIHDFVITPNYCIFLQNPVTFNPLPFVLGIRSAGECIKFQPNQPTRIIVIPRNPETAKTGVKILETQSGFIFHHINAFEVGDEIIIDSICYDSLSQVEPESDFRQVNFDALAPGQLWRFALQLQNSTVQRQLIESRCCEFPTIHPDNVGRQYRYLYIGAAHAETGNAPLQAILKIDLDSGERQLWSAAPRGFTGEPIFVPRPNSQTEDDGWLLALVYDAAHDRSDVVILDAQDLHKGAIARLHLQHHIPYGLHGSFTPEVFVQG; from the coding sequence ATGCAGAGTTCAAAACTTTCAGAAAACGCAATTTTAGAAAAATCCTACAATCGTGAAGATTGGCTGGGGGGATATCAATCTTTAAAGCAAGAATTTGATTACTGGATTGATGATATAGAAGGAGAAATCCCCCCAGAACTGCAAGGTACGCTATTTAGAAACGGCCCTGGTTTACTGGATATCAACGGTCAACAGATTCATCACCCCTTTGATGGTGATGGCATGATTAGCCGCATTAGCTTTATTAATGGTCGTGCCCATTTCCGCAATCGCTTTATCCGCACTGAAGGCTATTTAGCAGAACAAAAAGCGGGAAAAATTCTGTATCGCGGTGTATTTGGTACGCAAAAACCCGGCGGTTGGCTAGCTAATCTCTTTGACTTCAAAATGAAAGATATTGCTAACACCAACGTCATCTACTGGGGTAGTAAACTTTTAGCGCTGTGGGAAGCTGCTGAACCTCATCACCTCGACCCTTACACCTTAGAAACCTTGGGAAGGGAATATTTCAATGGTGTATTATCAACAGGTGAAGCTTTTAGCGCTCATCCCCGCCTTGACCCCAGCTGTAACCAAGATAATGGCGCGCCTTGTTTGGTCAACTTTTCAATTCAGCCGGGACTATCTACAAAAATTACGATTTTTGAGCTAAACCCAGCAGGAGAAATTATTAGAAAACACGCTCATAGTGTGCCGGGTTTCTGCTTTATTCACGATTTTGTAATTACGCCAAATTACTGCATATTCTTACAAAATCCTGTGACTTTCAATCCCTTACCTTTTGTTTTGGGAATCCGTTCGGCTGGGGAATGTATCAAGTTTCAGCCAAATCAGCCAACTCGGATCATAGTCATTCCCCGCAACCCCGAAACTGCGAAAACAGGTGTAAAAATTCTAGAAACTCAATCAGGTTTCATCTTTCATCACATCAATGCTTTTGAGGTGGGGGATGAAATTATCATTGACTCGATTTGCTACGATTCCTTATCTCAAGTCGAACCCGAAAGCGATTTTCGCCAAGTTAACTTTGACGCACTTGCACCGGGACAACTCTGGCGGTTTGCACTGCAACTGCAAAATAGCACAGTTCAAAGACAATTAATAGAAAGCCGTTGCTGTGAGTTTCCTACTATTCATCCAGATAATGTAGGTCGCCAATATCGTTATCTATATATAGGTGCAGCTCATGCAGAAACAGGTAATGCTCCTTTACAAGCAATTTTGAAAATCGATTTAGATTCTGGTGAAAGACAACTGTGGAGTGCAGCACCACGCGGTTTTACGGGCGAGCCAATTTTTGTTCCCCGTCCTAATTCTCAAACAGAAGATGACGGCTGGCTGTTGGCTTTAGTTTATGATGCGGCTCATGATCGATCAGATGTAGTGATTTTGGATGCACAAGATTTGCATAAAGGTGCGATCGCGCGTTTGCATCTCCAGCATCATATCCCCTACGGTTTGCACGGCAGTTTTACGCCTGAGGTGTTCGTACAAGGCTAA
- a CDS encoding Glu/Leu/Phe/Val family dehydrogenase produces MIATPMLPLEPASPAYICPFDQACRYLEAAAKELKLDQGILEILSHPRKVVTVSIPVKLDNGEIRVFAGHRVQHSDILGPYKGGIRYHPAVTLREVSALAMLMTWKCALLGIPYGGAKGGIAIDPKQYSASELERITRRYTSELIKDIGPSVDIPAPDMGTSAREMAWMMDTYSVNVGHAVPGVVTGKPISVGGSRGREMATGRGAMIIVREALADQGRSLDGVRVVIQGFGNVGIAAAELLYEAGSKIIAVSTSGGGIYSEAGLDIPAVKAYASRNHRSVVGFPDAMPKAGCANAISNADLLTLPCDVLIPAALENQITEENVNQIKAQIIAEAANGPVTLEANRALEARGAIVLPDILANAGGVVVSYLEWVQGLSYVFWDEERVNREMEHLMVQAYHQVIQQSKLRQIPLRLAAYTLGVGRVAQALTDRGLYP; encoded by the coding sequence ATGATTGCCACACCTATGCTGCCGCTGGAACCTGCCTCTCCAGCGTATATTTGTCCATTTGATCAAGCTTGTAGGTATTTAGAAGCAGCAGCTAAAGAATTAAAACTAGACCAAGGAATCTTAGAAATTCTTAGCCACCCACGCAAAGTAGTTACAGTTTCCATTCCGGTAAAACTGGATAACGGCGAAATTCGCGTCTTTGCTGGACATCGGGTACAACACTCAGATATTTTAGGGCCATACAAAGGCGGTATTCGTTACCATCCGGCGGTGACACTACGAGAAGTGTCTGCTTTAGCCATGCTGATGACTTGGAAATGTGCGTTGCTAGGAATTCCCTACGGTGGTGCAAAGGGAGGAATTGCGATCGATCCAAAACAGTATAGTGCTAGCGAATTAGAACGAATTACCCGACGTTACACCAGCGAATTAATTAAAGATATCGGCCCATCTGTAGACATTCCCGCGCCAGATATGGGAACTTCTGCCCGTGAGATGGCCTGGATGATGGACACATATTCAGTGAATGTGGGTCATGCTGTTCCTGGTGTGGTTACTGGTAAACCAATTTCTGTAGGTGGTTCCAGAGGACGGGAAATGGCTACGGGACGTGGTGCGATGATTATTGTTCGCGAAGCTTTAGCCGATCAAGGTAGATCCTTAGACGGAGTGCGAGTAGTAATTCAAGGTTTTGGTAATGTAGGTATTGCCGCAGCTGAATTACTATACGAAGCTGGGTCAAAAATTATTGCTGTTTCTACCAGTGGTGGGGGGATATATTCCGAAGCTGGCTTAGATATTCCCGCCGTGAAAGCTTACGCCAGTAGAAATCATCGCAGTGTTGTGGGTTTTCCAGATGCGATGCCTAAGGCGGGCTGCGCCAACGCAATTAGCAATGCAGATTTACTTACCTTACCTTGTGATGTGTTGATTCCCGCAGCTTTGGAAAATCAAATCACCGAAGAGAATGTGAACCAAATCAAAGCCCAGATTATTGCAGAGGCGGCTAACGGCCCAGTCACTCTAGAGGCAAACAGGGCTTTAGAGGCCCGAGGTGCGATCGTCCTACCTGATATTTTGGCGAACGCTGGTGGTGTTGTCGTGAGTTATTTGGAATGGGTACAAGGTCTTTCTTACGTATTTTGGGATGAGGAAAGAGTTAACCGCGAAATGGAACATTTGATGGTGCAAGCTTACCATCAAGTAATTCAACAATCGAAGTTGCGGCAAATTCCTCTGAGGTTAGCAGCTTATACCTTAGGTGTTGGTCGTGTAGCACAAGCACTAACTGACAGAGGTCTTTATCCATAA
- a CDS encoding Uma2 family endonuclease: MTKATTERLYSFEEYLAYEDGTDNRYELVDGKLELMNPPTFRHLLISKFIELAFDTEIKRLILPWLCFREAGVRTGWRKSRLPDVYVVTAEQVKEFLDESAVCQTAPILVVEVVSLDSVKRDYRYKRSEYAALEIPEYWIVDPIESKITILFLSEGLYEEQEFTGSEQIVSATFPEIVLTVEQILAAGNIE, from the coding sequence ATGACAAAGGCAACTACAGAGCGTCTGTATTCTTTTGAAGAATATCTGGCTTATGAAGATGGTACTGATAACCGTTATGAACTGGTGGATGGAAAACTGGAACTTATGAATCCACCAACTTTCAGACATTTACTGATTTCTAAATTCATTGAACTAGCATTTGACACAGAAATAAAACGCCTGATTTTACCTTGGCTATGCTTTAGAGAGGCGGGAGTAAGAACGGGATGGCGGAAGTCAAGATTACCTGATGTTTATGTCGTCACGGCTGAACAAGTAAAGGAATTCCTTGATGAGTCGGCTGTTTGTCAGACTGCACCGATATTAGTAGTCGAGGTGGTGAGTCTTGATTCAGTGAAGCGCGATTATCGCTATAAACGTTCTGAATATGCAGCGTTGGAAATTCCAGAGTATTGGATTGTAGATCCAATAGAATCAAAAATTACAATTTTATTTTTGTCAGAAGGATTGTACGAAGAGCAAGAATTTACCGGAAGTGAGCAAATTGTATCTGCAACTTTTCCAGAAATTGTGCTGACAGTTGAACAAATTTTAGCTGCGGGTAATATTGAGTAG
- the glmS gene encoding glutamine--fructose-6-phosphate transaminase (isomerizing), whose product MCGIVGYIGTQAATEILLAGLEKLEYRGYDSAGIATIWEGDVQCVRAKGKLHNLRSKLEQLETPAQIGIGHTRWATHGKPEEYNAHPHLDTAMRVAVVQNGIIENYRELREELKSKGHQFRSETDTEVIPHLIAEIIKKSPASLLEAVRQAVSHLEGAFALAVISADYPDELIVVRQQAPLVIGFGQGEFFCASDTPAIVAYTRAVLPLDNGEIARLTPLGVEVYNFAGDRLKKQPRLLNLNPTMVEKQGFKHFMLKEIYEQPGVVRASLEAYFNNDAHATGASQSPINLGLSESFYADIEQIQIVACGTSWHAALVGKYLLEQLAGISTQVHYASEYRYAPSPLIANTLIIGVTQSGETADTLAALAMEKERRQGKEAKYQARLLGITNRPESSLGHLVPHIINTLAGIEIGVAATKTFVAQLMAFYALALDLAAHRQSISPDKIAEIIEGLRQIPKEIEATLETQESLTEQLAHQFAETQDFIFLGRGINFPIALEGALKLKEISYIHAEGYPAGEMKHGPIALLDAKVPVVAIAVPGSVYEKVISNAQEAKARDSRLIGVTPVKDGEAGEIFNDLLPVPIVDELLSPLVCVVPLQLLAYHIAARRGLDVDQPRNLAKSVTVE is encoded by the coding sequence ATGTGCGGAATTGTTGGCTATATCGGCACCCAAGCAGCAACAGAAATCCTACTAGCTGGACTAGAAAAACTCGAGTATCGTGGGTATGATTCTGCTGGAATCGCTACCATCTGGGAAGGTGATGTTCAATGTGTGCGGGCAAAGGGTAAACTGCATAACTTACGTTCTAAACTAGAACAATTAGAAACCCCTGCCCAAATTGGTATCGGTCATACTCGTTGGGCAACTCATGGTAAACCAGAAGAGTATAATGCTCATCCCCACTTAGACACAGCAATGCGAGTGGCGGTAGTGCAAAATGGCATTATCGAAAACTACCGGGAGTTGCGAGAAGAATTAAAATCGAAAGGACATCAATTTCGTTCGGAAACAGATACCGAAGTCATTCCCCACCTCATCGCAGAAATTATCAAAAAATCTCCCGCTTCCTTATTAGAGGCAGTGCGTCAAGCAGTTAGCCACTTAGAAGGCGCATTTGCACTGGCAGTAATTTCTGCTGATTATCCAGATGAATTAATTGTAGTTCGGCAACAAGCTCCCTTAGTAATTGGCTTTGGGCAAGGCGAATTTTTCTGCGCTTCCGATACGCCTGCGATCGTTGCCTATACCAGGGCTGTACTACCATTAGATAATGGCGAAATTGCCCGTTTAACACCTCTAGGAGTGGAAGTTTATAACTTTGCCGGCGATAGGCTGAAAAAACAACCCCGGCTGCTGAACTTGAATCCCACGATGGTAGAAAAGCAGGGATTCAAACACTTTATGCTCAAAGAAATTTATGAGCAACCGGGAGTAGTACGCGCTAGTTTAGAAGCTTATTTTAATAATGATGCTCATGCGACTGGAGCTAGCCAGTCACCGATTAATTTAGGTTTATCTGAATCATTCTATGCAGATATCGAACAAATTCAAATCGTTGCTTGTGGCACGAGTTGGCACGCAGCTTTAGTAGGAAAATATTTGCTAGAACAATTAGCTGGTATTTCTACACAAGTACATTATGCTTCGGAATATCGCTATGCACCATCACCTTTGATAGCTAATACATTAATTATTGGTGTCACGCAATCAGGAGAAACTGCTGATACTTTGGCAGCTTTAGCGATGGAAAAAGAACGCCGTCAAGGTAAAGAAGCTAAATATCAAGCGCGATTGTTGGGTATTACCAATCGCCCAGAAAGCAGCCTCGGTCATCTAGTTCCCCATATTATTAATACATTGGCAGGGATTGAAATAGGGGTTGCAGCCACAAAAACCTTTGTTGCCCAATTAATGGCATTTTATGCTTTAGCCTTAGATTTAGCTGCTCATCGTCAATCAATTTCTCCTGATAAAATTGCCGAAATTATTGAGGGATTGCGACAAATTCCTAAAGAAATTGAAGCCACTTTAGAAACTCAAGAAAGTTTAACAGAACAACTAGCCCATCAATTTGCTGAAACTCAAGACTTCATCTTTTTAGGCAGAGGAATTAACTTCCCCATCGCTTTAGAAGGTGCTTTGAAATTAAAAGAAATTAGCTATATTCACGCTGAAGGTTATCCCGCCGGCGAAATGAAGCACGGCCCGATCGCCCTTTTGGATGCTAAAGTACCAGTAGTTGCGATCGCAGTTCCTGGTAGTGTTTACGAAAAAGTAATTTCTAACGCCCAAGAAGCCAAAGCCAGAGATTCTCGCTTAATTGGTGTAACTCCCGTGAAAGATGGCGAAGCAGGCGAAATCTTCAACGATTTATTACCAGTACCAATTGTAGATGAACTACTTTCTCCTCTTGTTTGTGTAGTACCTCTGCAATTATTGGCTTATCATATCGCTGCCCGTCGCGGTTTAGATGTCGATCAGCCAAGGAATCTAGCAAAATCGGTAACTGTGGAATAG